In Natrinema amylolyticum, the following are encoded in one genomic region:
- a CDS encoding glucosamine inositolphosphorylceramide transferase family protein, whose translation MSSRNAFLRTVSAVKDLRWKAGKVITHGRQSARPSNAPSPINSDTTATMIPPIAHEFPHHEPLSPRPARGIDNPVLTAADVFGYGTAEFVADPFVFVQSDTWHLFFEIFNGHRDPPAVIGHARSRDAGATWSFTDVVLRTDTHIAFPYVFEWEGSHYMIPDRWDHVNWEPRDIKLYRASHFPESWTECATLVSPTHRLNDVVTFRFDDRWWSIGGDGRNLYAYYSDELVADGWTPHPENPVVSDRPTGGRPGGRPIVGHDRILLYLQDCTAGYGSKLRAFEVTRLTPESYEDHEHPQSPVLEPDERLIGWNAGKMHHLDSVYVDGQWRCVVDGNIGLQRIFGNHHWSIGLFEA comes from the coding sequence ATGAGTTCCAGAAACGCGTTTCTCCGCACCGTTTCGGCAGTGAAGGATCTGCGATGGAAGGCGGGCAAAGTGATCACTCACGGTCGCCAGTCCGCCCGGCCGTCGAACGCACCGTCTCCGATCAACAGCGACACGACGGCGACGATGATCCCGCCGATCGCTCACGAGTTTCCCCACCACGAACCGCTGTCACCACGGCCTGCCCGCGGGATCGATAACCCGGTCCTGACTGCCGCCGATGTCTTCGGGTACGGGACTGCCGAATTCGTCGCCGATCCGTTCGTGTTCGTCCAATCCGATACCTGGCATTTGTTCTTCGAGATCTTCAACGGACATCGCGATCCGCCGGCCGTCATCGGTCACGCGAGGAGCCGCGACGCCGGCGCGACGTGGTCGTTTACGGACGTCGTCCTCCGGACCGACACCCATATCGCCTTTCCGTACGTCTTCGAGTGGGAGGGCAGCCACTACATGATTCCCGACCGGTGGGACCACGTTAACTGGGAGCCCAGAGACATCAAACTGTACCGGGCGAGCCACTTTCCCGAGTCGTGGACCGAATGCGCGACGCTCGTTTCTCCGACGCATCGACTGAACGACGTCGTCACGTTCCGATTCGACGACCGCTGGTGGAGCATCGGTGGAGACGGCCGCAACCTCTACGCCTACTACAGCGACGAACTGGTGGCCGACGGCTGGACCCCTCATCCCGAGAATCCCGTCGTCTCGGACCGGCCGACCGGCGGCCGACCCGGTGGCCGACCGATCGTCGGACACGATCGAATCCTCCTATATTTACAGGACTGCACCGCCGGATACGGATCCAAACTCAGGGCGTTCGAGGTGACCCGGCTCACACCAGAGAGCTACGAGGACCACGAACATCCCCAGTCGCCCGTCCTCGAACCGGATGAGCGATTGATCGGCTGGAACGCCGGTAAAATGCATCACCTCGACTCGGTCTACGTCGACGGTCAGTGGCGATGCGTGGTCGACGGGAACATCGGATTACAACGCATATTCGGCAATCATCACTGGTCGATCGGCCTCTTCGAGGCCTGA
- a CDS encoding glycosyltransferase produces MSDTRKSPTASQIRRNDHRRSESKGHVAVFQTAMEIGGIERVLLNLIQELDDRGYTVDLVLTRSEGEFLSEVPDAVSIVDLDPTAVPGVGVFSAVPSLIRYLRRAEPEALLSGKPHTNLVALIASRLSGVEIRTILGLNAMLSHHLETTDTLKYRTIILLSKYLYRFADEIVVASEGSKMDAATVLEMPMDTMRVIHNPVVTPRLLERADEPLDHPWFSDDAPPVVLSVGRLHPHKDYANLIRAFARVRATRDAKLVIIGEGDRRDQLTALVEELGLEDDVSLPGSETNPYPYMRRASVFALSSITEALPLALIEAMACTCPVIATDCSSGPVEILDGGRVGPLVPPNDPDALAEAIIDTLDDPPDEAILRERAMDFSVATIADEYEQALFPE; encoded by the coding sequence ATGAGCGACACGCGAAAATCACCGACGGCGTCTCAGATACGTCGGAACGACCACCGGCGAAGCGAATCGAAAGGTCACGTCGCCGTCTTTCAAACCGCGATGGAAATCGGCGGGATCGAACGAGTGTTGCTCAATCTGATCCAGGAGTTGGACGATCGCGGATATACCGTCGACCTGGTGCTCACTCGATCGGAGGGTGAGTTCCTGTCCGAAGTTCCCGATGCGGTCAGTATCGTCGATCTCGATCCGACAGCCGTCCCCGGAGTCGGCGTTTTCTCGGCCGTCCCGTCACTGATCCGCTATCTTCGCCGAGCGGAACCTGAAGCGCTTCTCTCGGGGAAACCGCACACGAACCTCGTTGCGCTCATCGCTAGTCGCCTCTCGGGAGTGGAGATACGAACGATACTCGGCCTCAACGCGATGCTCTCGCATCACTTAGAAACTACGGATACGCTGAAATACCGTACAATTATACTGCTCTCGAAGTACCTGTATCGGTTCGCCGACGAAATCGTCGTCGCCTCCGAGGGATCGAAGATGGACGCCGCGACTGTCCTCGAGATGCCGATGGACACGATGCGGGTGATACACAATCCGGTCGTGACACCACGGTTGTTAGAACGGGCGGACGAGCCCCTCGATCACCCGTGGTTCAGTGACGACGCCCCCCCTGTCGTGCTGAGCGTTGGTCGTCTCCACCCGCATAAGGACTACGCGAACCTCATACGTGCGTTTGCACGAGTGCGGGCGACCAGGGACGCCAAACTCGTCATTATCGGTGAAGGCGATCGGAGGGACCAGTTGACAGCGCTCGTCGAGGAGCTCGGCCTCGAAGATGACGTCTCGCTTCCCGGTAGCGAGACGAACCCGTATCCGTACATGCGACGGGCATCGGTTTTCGCTCTCTCTTCGATCACCGAAGCGCTGCCGTTAGCGCTGATCGAGGCGATGGCCTGTACGTGTCCGGTCATAGCGACCGACTGCTCGAGCGGACCGGTTGAAATCCTCGACGGGGGTCGGGTCGGTCCGCTAGTTCCACCGAACGATCCCGACGCGCTCGCTGAGGCGATCATCGATACGCTGGACGATCCCCCCGACGAAGCGATACTGCGCGAGCGAGCGATGGACTTCTCGGTAGCGACGATCGCGGACGAGTACGAGCAGGCGTTGTTCCCGGAGTAG
- a CDS encoding lipid II:glycine glycyltransferase FemX yields MSIRIERLEGEKLDQWDSYVDRSSHALPFHRRSALESIARHHGQRGHPLVGYKGQEPVGLFPLFETKIGPFTAVGSPPVETEIAYMGPLQIGLDGAKQRKVETARRRFIEGSLEWIDTRLDPDLVHVQCANGFTDARPFLWNDFEVTPTYTYVVPLDSDPDELLASFSSDARQNIRQFEESDGTVEIGGVDALETINGLARSRLEEKGLEHNLSTAFLEDLYEELGPDCVRPYVCAVDGEVVGGMLTLKGSGTIYRWVGGAVPEVDLPVNEGIDWRIIRDGIEDGLDRYDLHGAMERGVSEYKSKFNPELTPLYEIERKSSRMKAASGVLHQVPESISSMIN; encoded by the coding sequence ATGAGTATCAGGATCGAAAGACTCGAGGGGGAGAAACTCGATCAGTGGGACTCGTACGTCGACCGATCCTCGCACGCGTTACCGTTTCACCGTCGATCAGCGCTCGAGTCGATCGCTCGACACCACGGTCAGCGGGGACATCCGCTCGTCGGATACAAAGGACAGGAACCCGTCGGACTCTTTCCCCTCTTCGAGACGAAAATAGGTCCGTTCACGGCCGTCGGATCGCCGCCGGTCGAGACCGAAATCGCATACATGGGGCCGTTACAGATCGGGTTGGACGGCGCAAAACAGCGGAAAGTGGAGACGGCTCGTCGTCGATTCATCGAGGGTTCGCTCGAATGGATCGACACCAGACTCGATCCGGATCTCGTTCACGTTCAGTGTGCGAACGGGTTTACGGATGCGCGCCCGTTTCTCTGGAACGACTTCGAGGTCACGCCCACGTACACGTACGTCGTCCCTCTCGACAGCGATCCCGACGAGCTGCTCGCGTCGTTCTCGTCGGACGCCCGTCAGAATATCCGCCAGTTCGAAGAATCAGACGGAACCGTCGAGATCGGAGGGGTCGACGCCCTCGAAACGATCAACGGACTGGCTCGATCTCGGCTCGAGGAGAAAGGGCTCGAGCACAACCTTTCGACGGCGTTCCTCGAAGACCTCTACGAGGAGCTCGGACCGGACTGCGTTCGACCGTACGTTTGCGCCGTGGACGGCGAGGTCGTCGGTGGGATGCTCACGCTGAAGGGCAGCGGAACCATCTATCGCTGGGTCGGCGGTGCAGTCCCCGAGGTCGATCTACCCGTAAATGAGGGCATCGACTGGCGAATCATCCGAGACGGGATCGAAGACGGGCTCGACCGATACGATTTGCACGGAGCGATGGAGCGAGGGGTCAGCGAGTACAAATCGAAGTTCAACCCCGAACTGACGCCGCTGTACGAGATCGAGCGGAAGTCCTCGAGAATGAAGGCCGCCTCGGGGGTGCTCCATCAGGTGCCGGAGTCGATCAGCTCCATGATTAACTGA
- a CDS encoding polysaccharide lyase encodes MEFTNAEYQSPSGQGIEGGTWSSRDFIDQISDDVIHAGGATGVGFGDAFNVTGEVVAIWIDSSDMMWVEQDREEVVDSDLFLDEPPTPSEYPKDTSTSDGSDGSNETKSPIWAYITGNGAGVTSYEMIVKPSADGLAVKFTDAGYESPSGQGIEGGTWSSRDFIDQISDDVIHAGGATGGGYGDAFDVTGEVVAIWIEDSDAMWVERGGTEVVDSDLFLDEPPNPNEWTDDSTSSSETAPDFTETFGSGTGAFDSGWRMDTMTAVTSPTAPSGNDAALQTTTQSGAHVGGHGYIEMDRAVGYQPEELHQRYWVYFGENTNPQDDCKAPGFSGDPNRNLSGTTAPDGYNGWSARGSYHAASGGIEPGFYVYHVDQPDWWGTYERWGVTLNRSQWYQIDQYIDLNTPGENDGVLKGWVDGEEVYSRSNWRWRDTSDLPVHAFWHDFYHGGNATASNTYSIYTDEYQCWAEQGQIL; translated from the coding sequence GTGGAGTTCACTAACGCGGAATACCAATCGCCGAGCGGTCAGGGAATCGAGGGCGGTACGTGGTCGTCGAGAGACTTCATCGACCAGATCAGCGACGACGTGATCCACGCCGGTGGCGCTACCGGCGTAGGCTTCGGCGACGCGTTTAACGTCACTGGCGAGGTCGTCGCCATCTGGATCGATAGTTCCGACATGATGTGGGTCGAACAGGACCGGGAAGAAGTGGTCGACAGCGACCTGTTCCTCGACGAACCACCGACCCCGAGCGAATATCCGAAAGACACGTCGACGTCCGACGGGTCCGACGGATCAAACGAGACGAAAAGCCCGATTTGGGCATATATCACTGGAAACGGTGCCGGGGTCACTTCTTACGAGATGATCGTCAAACCCAGTGCGGATGGACTCGCAGTGAAGTTCACCGACGCGGGATACGAATCGCCGAGCGGCCAGGGGATCGAGGGCGGTACGTGGTCGTCGAGAGACTTCATCGATCAGATCAGCGACGACGTGATCCACGCCGGCGGCGCCACCGGTGGTGGCTACGGCGACGCGTTCGACGTTACCGGCGAGGTCGTCGCCATCTGGATCGAGGACTCCGACGCGATGTGGGTCGAACGGGGCGGCACGGAAGTTGTCGACAGCGACCTGTTCCTCGACGAACCACCGAACCCGAACGAGTGGACTGACGATTCGACCTCCTCTAGCGAGACGGCACCCGACTTCACGGAAACGTTCGGTTCGGGAACGGGAGCGTTCGATAGCGGCTGGCGGATGGACACGATGACGGCCGTCACGTCTCCTACGGCGCCCAGCGGGAACGATGCGGCGTTGCAGACGACGACCCAGAGCGGAGCTCACGTCGGCGGTCACGGTTACATCGAGATGGATCGAGCGGTCGGGTACCAGCCCGAGGAACTACACCAACGCTACTGGGTGTACTTCGGCGAGAACACGAACCCACAGGACGACTGTAAGGCACCCGGATTCAGCGGTGATCCGAACCGAAACCTCTCCGGAACGACCGCGCCGGACGGCTACAACGGATGGTCGGCGCGAGGATCGTACCACGCCGCGTCCGGCGGCATCGAACCCGGCTTCTACGTCTACCACGTCGACCAACCGGATTGGTGGGGGACGTACGAAAGGTGGGGTGTGACGCTGAACCGCTCGCAGTGGTATCAGATCGATCAGTACATCGATCTGAACACGCCGGGAGAGAACGACGGCGTGCTGAAAGGGTGGGTCGACGGCGAGGAAGTGTACTCGCGTTCGAATTGGCGATGGCGGGACACGAGCGATCTGCCGGTTCACGCGTTCTGGCACGACTTCTATCACGGCGGGAACGCGACGGCCAGCAACACGTACTCCATCTACACCGACGAGTACCAGTGTTGGGCCGAGCAAGGCCAGATACTGTAG
- a CDS encoding carbamoyltransferase family protein: MTRYSLVVKPATNSSFGRHDPGAVLFDREELLYGVEEERFTRNKHAVDSFPTNAIQACLDHRDLELPDVDRIVLPYRRELELNIWRGIVSRDISNGTVLERGYRLGRDVKQLGVDRFFPVRQFERRLEAEFGTPIPPIERFAHHACHAASAFHPSGFDRAIVLTIDGRGEYDSTVVWRGDRTGLTRLRTYEFPNSLGYFYAAVTEFLGFRAFNGEGKVMGLAPYGDDNPAIEQRLRQIIDTGVDYDVRKLTHDGHTTRAAERLEKLFGRSMKDRPEEFTQWEKDLAYTAQKLLEEIVVDIVEASCRREGIENVALAGGVALNCKMNKRVMESAAVADVFIQPVAHDAGLAVGGGMVDKRPGDVPDMSTTYWGPAYSTEEIEALLQTNKLDYERPDDLARTVAERIADGALVGWFQGRLEMGPRALGNRSILADPRSTESRDRVNRYVKHREEWRPFAPSMLESAVDEYLVDPEPAPYMIKTFDVRDDSRDEIAAVLHPGDETTRPQTVREEQNPRYHRLISEFEAITDVPVLLNTSFNDHGEPIVTRPREALKDFYGMGLDLLVLEDLLIEK, encoded by the coding sequence ATGACACGATACTCGCTGGTGGTAAAGCCAGCCACGAATAGTTCGTTCGGGCGTCACGATCCCGGCGCTGTTCTCTTCGATCGAGAAGAACTCCTCTATGGCGTCGAAGAAGAGCGGTTTACACGGAATAAACACGCGGTAGACTCGTTTCCGACCAACGCTATTCAGGCCTGTCTGGACCACCGAGATCTGGAACTACCGGATGTCGATCGCATCGTCCTTCCGTACCGACGAGAACTCGAGCTCAATATCTGGCGGGGTATCGTCTCGAGAGACATTTCGAACGGGACGGTACTCGAGCGAGGGTATCGGCTCGGAAGAGACGTCAAACAACTCGGCGTTGACCGGTTTTTTCCCGTCCGCCAGTTCGAACGCCGACTCGAGGCGGAGTTCGGGACCCCGATTCCACCGATCGAGCGGTTCGCCCATCACGCCTGTCACGCTGCGAGTGCGTTTCATCCCTCCGGATTCGACCGTGCTATCGTCCTCACCATTGACGGACGGGGCGAGTACGACTCGACCGTCGTCTGGCGCGGCGATCGAACCGGGCTGACGCGACTCCGGACGTACGAGTTTCCGAACAGTCTCGGTTACTTTTACGCCGCCGTGACCGAGTTCCTCGGCTTTCGTGCGTTCAACGGCGAAGGAAAGGTCATGGGCCTCGCTCCGTACGGCGATGACAACCCTGCCATCGAACAGCGGCTCCGACAGATCATCGACACCGGCGTCGACTACGACGTTCGGAAGCTCACTCACGACGGCCACACGACCCGGGCCGCCGAACGGCTCGAGAAACTGTTCGGTCGATCGATGAAGGACCGCCCCGAGGAGTTCACGCAGTGGGAGAAAGACCTCGCATACACCGCCCAGAAGCTATTGGAGGAGATCGTGGTCGATATCGTCGAAGCGTCCTGTCGACGGGAAGGCATCGAGAACGTTGCGCTCGCGGGCGGCGTCGCTCTCAACTGCAAGATGAACAAGCGAGTGATGGAGTCTGCTGCCGTAGCGGACGTCTTTATTCAACCGGTCGCACACGACGCGGGACTCGCCGTGGGCGGCGGAATGGTCGACAAACGCCCCGGTGACGTGCCGGACATGTCGACGACGTACTGGGGGCCAGCGTATTCGACCGAGGAGATCGAAGCGCTCCTTCAGACGAACAAACTCGACTACGAGAGGCCCGATGATCTCGCACGCACCGTCGCAGAACGGATCGCCGACGGCGCGCTCGTCGGCTGGTTCCAGGGCCGACTCGAGATGGGGCCGAGAGCGCTCGGGAATCGAAGCATCCTCGCCGACCCCCGGTCCACCGAGTCGCGAGACCGGGTCAACCGCTACGTGAAACACCGGGAGGAGTGGCGACCGTTCGCGCCCTCCATGCTCGAGTCAGCCGTCGACGAGTATCTCGTCGACCCCGAGCCGGCACCCTATATGATCAAGACCTTCGACGTCAGGGACGACTCCCGCGACGAAATCGCGGCGGTTCTGCACCCGGGTGACGAGACGACCCGACCGCAGACCGTTCGTGAGGAACAGAACCCCCGGTACCACCGTCTCATCTCGGAGTTCGAGGCGATCACCGACGTTCCGGTTCTCCTGAATACGTCGTTCAACGACCACGGAGAGCCCATCGTTACGAGGCCGCGAGAGGCCCTGAAAGACTTCTACGGAATGGGCCTCGATCTCCTCGTTCTCGAGGATCTCCTCATCGAAAAATGA
- a CDS encoding polysaccharide lyase has translation MAEGIEMFTDLYVDFRDWSWTDKFTESDPIGNVYLTSDPAYYERSLRVEIPEGTHYGTSLHYSFSEESWGEPESLWASYYVYFPESFDPEDQVGKLPGPAGTYENGGWGGRRSNGTNGWSARMGFRRDGSDRVGLDYYVYHADMDGYFGDLFHWDRSVSKGQWHRIDEYIRLNDPGRNNGVLAGWVNGEKAYDRRDIRFRETSELKIEDYWFTVYWGGMSTSPANNEILFDSLTVRRPVYNPQG, from the coding sequence GTGGCCGAAGGGATCGAGATGTTCACCGATCTCTACGTCGATTTCCGCGACTGGAGTTGGACGGACAAGTTCACCGAGAGCGATCCCATCGGAAACGTCTATCTGACCAGCGACCCGGCCTACTACGAACGCTCGCTCCGCGTCGAGATCCCGGAAGGAACCCACTACGGAACGTCGCTCCACTACTCATTTTCGGAAGAGTCGTGGGGGGAACCGGAATCGCTCTGGGCGAGTTACTACGTGTACTTCCCCGAATCGTTCGATCCCGAGGATCAAGTCGGCAAACTTCCCGGTCCGGCGGGAACCTACGAGAACGGCGGGTGGGGCGGGAGGCGATCCAACGGAACGAACGGGTGGTCGGCACGAATGGGATTTAGGCGCGACGGTTCCGACAGAGTCGGACTCGATTACTACGTGTATCACGCCGATATGGACGGCTACTTCGGCGATTTGTTCCACTGGGACCGCTCCGTTTCGAAGGGGCAGTGGCACCGAATCGATGAGTACATTCGACTGAACGATCCGGGACGAAATAACGGGGTCCTCGCGGGGTGGGTGAACGGAGAGAAAGCGTACGACCGGCGGGACATTCGGTTTCGGGAGACGTCCGAGTTAAAGATCGAAGACTACTGGTTCACCGTTTACTGGGGTGGCATGTCCACCTCGCCGGCGAACAACGAAATACTGTTCGACAGTCTCACGGTTCGGAGGCCGGTATATAACCCTCAGGGGTAG
- a CDS encoding glycosyltransferase has protein sequence MKVLHLPYFENNPYHHELGDALEQRGVSVQFSTGYPRDIVRTVFENGIPDVLHLHWISWFLISDNRLLSVIKATVFIAAVICAKLLGIRIVWTVHNFLEHERRDPRLERFFKRHLVRYLFDDVIVHCESAKDQLVTVYDLPHSVTSKLTTVPHGNYVDAYENRISGEGATENLGLPESATVIVFFGSIKPYKRVPELIETFSHIDEENVRLLIAGNPMNDDVARSVGAVARRDDRVETALEFVPVEEVQVYMNAADVVVLPFEDILSSGSVLLAMSFGNPIVAPRDGCLPEILADQHELLYDSDDESGLEDALERVLSTDLDELGRRNYERALTFDWDTIADRTYSVYTGRPVSPPAMTEKRTISDTTSDQ, from the coding sequence ATGAAAGTACTGCACCTCCCGTATTTCGAGAACAATCCGTACCACCACGAGTTAGGCGACGCACTCGAGCAACGGGGCGTCTCTGTCCAGTTCTCGACCGGGTATCCGAGAGACATCGTACGAACAGTATTCGAAAACGGAATCCCCGATGTCCTCCACTTGCACTGGATCTCGTGGTTTCTAATCTCAGATAACCGACTATTGTCGGTTATCAAAGCGACCGTATTTATCGCCGCGGTGATCTGCGCAAAACTGCTTGGCATCAGAATCGTCTGGACGGTACACAACTTCCTCGAGCACGAGCGCCGCGATCCGCGACTCGAGCGATTCTTCAAACGTCACCTCGTCCGGTATCTGTTCGACGATGTCATCGTCCACTGTGAGTCGGCGAAAGATCAGCTCGTAACCGTCTACGATCTCCCGCACTCCGTCACCTCGAAGCTGACAACGGTTCCGCACGGAAATTACGTCGATGCCTACGAGAATCGGATTTCAGGCGAGGGGGCGACCGAGAACCTCGGTCTCCCCGAGAGTGCGACCGTCATCGTGTTTTTCGGCTCGATCAAGCCGTACAAGCGCGTCCCCGAACTGATCGAGACGTTTTCCCATATCGACGAGGAGAACGTCCGACTTCTCATCGCGGGCAACCCGATGAACGACGACGTCGCGCGCTCGGTCGGTGCGGTCGCACGCCGCGACGACCGCGTCGAAACGGCCCTCGAGTTCGTCCCCGTCGAGGAGGTGCAAGTGTATATGAACGCGGCCGACGTCGTCGTACTACCGTTCGAGGATATTCTGTCCTCCGGGAGCGTACTCCTCGCCATGTCGTTCGGGAATCCGATCGTCGCTCCGCGAGACGGGTGTCTGCCCGAAATTCTCGCCGACCAGCACGAGTTGCTTTACGACTCCGACGATGAGTCCGGACTCGAGGACGCTCTCGAGCGCGTACTCTCGACCGATCTCGACGAACTCGGACGGCGAAATTACGAACGGGCACTGACGTTCGACTGGGACACGATCGCCGACCGAACGTACAGCGTTTACACCGGTCGACCGGTATCGCCACCCGCTATGACTGAAAAACGAACCATCTCCGATACGACCTCAGATCAATGA
- a CDS encoding DUF6541 family protein codes for MNPGRKAYLRVLLLVGTALLSYAALVVATTPQATGYEISIYTAYPTAFWISIVLTIFVGQLLVLEDATSSRITGYWKRGYALLVTASGLLLVLPTLRYQYVMGRADTLTFAGGIDYVTVNHALQPDNYYPMMHLLAASLSFLTGIEPINIMQAISPIFSIAFLLGVYSLLRYLFPERREFIVVLPFASLLFVGFSHLHVTPYNLSFLLSPIVVLYCLKSQERNAIWSTVAMLVLVFATVFYHPLTGLLIVGFFAIAQVLSKYPRLSQFVAGRKPVPSVSISLIVLVVLFAWYSRFDTVILSSASVVTGRGPSQFEHVSTVADRVSPSLIDLLQSGIASYGMEAIVGSVTLVILGYLGYERYHGRVAVDTYVVWLAGIFLVSFAFGAVAFFLDVIFEPLRFTRYGLLAGGILVGFGYLSMRRTLRNRRTKQLLTFSMYGFLLILVFLSVFLLFPSPFTGNENLQVTDREIEGMEWALDNENETMPAQDDGVLQHRHIDYQSMGTEPTWEIRERDTAPPDHFGYDNNSTAGQSYETDTYLRVTELARIENPSLYPNYPENWRHTPSEYQRLENDSTVDHVYTNGEFDNYIVRSADGDSD; via the coding sequence ATGAATCCGGGCCGCAAGGCGTATCTGCGAGTCTTGCTCTTGGTGGGTACCGCCTTGCTCTCGTATGCGGCCCTCGTTGTCGCAACGACTCCGCAGGCCACCGGATACGAGATATCGATCTATACGGCCTATCCGACCGCGTTTTGGATATCGATCGTTCTGACGATTTTCGTCGGACAGCTCCTCGTCCTCGAGGATGCCACTTCGTCGCGCATTACCGGCTACTGGAAGCGGGGATACGCGTTGCTCGTAACCGCGAGCGGACTCCTCCTCGTTCTACCGACGCTGCGCTATCAGTACGTGATGGGGCGAGCGGACACGCTCACGTTCGCCGGCGGTATCGATTACGTCACTGTCAATCACGCGCTTCAGCCGGACAATTACTATCCGATGATGCATCTGCTCGCAGCGTCGCTCTCGTTTCTCACCGGAATCGAGCCGATCAATATCATGCAGGCGATCTCACCGATTTTCTCGATCGCGTTCCTTCTCGGGGTCTACTCGCTGCTTCGGTATCTGTTCCCGGAGAGACGGGAGTTCATCGTCGTCCTCCCGTTCGCGTCGCTCCTGTTCGTCGGGTTCAGTCACCTCCACGTTACGCCGTACAATCTGAGCTTCCTCCTGAGTCCGATAGTCGTCCTCTACTGTCTGAAATCCCAGGAACGGAACGCGATCTGGTCGACGGTCGCGATGCTCGTTCTGGTGTTCGCGACCGTCTTCTACCATCCGTTGACCGGTCTCCTCATCGTCGGGTTTTTCGCCATCGCACAGGTGCTTTCGAAGTATCCGCGGTTGAGCCAGTTCGTCGCCGGTCGAAAGCCGGTCCCGTCGGTTTCGATCAGTCTCATCGTGCTCGTCGTGCTCTTCGCATGGTATTCTCGATTCGATACGGTCATATTGAGCAGCGCATCGGTCGTCACCGGCCGCGGACCGTCACAATTCGAGCACGTCTCGACGGTTGCGGACAGAGTCTCACCGAGCCTCATCGACCTGTTGCAAAGCGGTATCGCCTCCTACGGCATGGAGGCGATCGTCGGTTCGGTCACGCTGGTGATCCTGGGCTATCTCGGCTACGAACGCTACCACGGGAGAGTGGCCGTCGACACGTACGTCGTTTGGCTCGCCGGTATCTTCCTCGTCTCGTTCGCGTTCGGCGCGGTCGCGTTTTTCCTTGACGTCATTTTCGAACCGCTCAGGTTCACTCGATACGGGCTCTTGGCCGGTGGCATCCTCGTCGGGTTCGGATACCTATCGATGCGTCGTACCCTGCGGAACCGACGTACCAAGCAACTCCTCACGTTCTCGATGTACGGGTTCCTACTGATTCTGGTCTTCCTCTCGGTGTTTTTGCTCTTTCCCTCCCCGTTCACCGGCAACGAGAACCTCCAAGTGACCGATCGGGAGATCGAGGGGATGGAGTGGGCGCTCGATAACGAGAACGAGACGATGCCCGCCCAAGACGATGGAGTCTTGCAGCATCGACACATCGACTATCAGTCGATGGGGACCGAACCCACCTGGGAGATTCGCGAGCGGGATACGGCACCGCCGGATCACTTCGGCTACGATAACAATTCGACGGCGGGGCAGAGTTACGAGACGGACACCTACCTCCGCGTTACGGAACTCGCACGGATCGAAAATCCCAGTCTCTATCCCAACTACCCCGAGAACTGGCGCCACACGCCGTCGGAATACCAGCGATTAGAGAACGATTCGACCGTCGACCACGTCTACACGAACGGAGAGTTCGACAACTACATTGTCAGATCGGCGGACGGCGACAGTGACTGA